From Alphaproteobacteria bacterium, a single genomic window includes:
- a CDS encoding TIGR02302 family protein, producing MRPRRCRPGWRRPDTLPLRPDPPRTLPLESRIALAWASLWVERVWNGVWPLQAVVLALLALALSGLLPALGPWVHSLLLAAAAAWLGWTLWRRRAAWRFPGRAEAMRRLERDSGVAHRPLQALDDRPLDDSPAARTLWQAHQHQVARYLAALRPRPPQSALPRLDRFAWRAGALLALAIAVFAAGRDWRERFADSLAPRFAAAAPAVRPVVDLWLEPPAYTGHAPIFAPASGQELRFPAGSRLVARVSHADRPVLTLDGTDRPMTEEAPGQHSLTLETVDASELAIADHGRTLAAWPLAAVPDRAPSADFGKPPAATPRQALRLDYALYDDYGVASAWAELRLDAAEPGAEPGAVLRLPFPLGKAGSTEVRSTAFNDLTPHPWAGRKVRVTLHARDGAGQEGASETLAVVLPERVFSHPVARRIVAARKRMDQGAAAIAVARDLADIASRPGRFADDIVVYLALDTAFHRLRRNDGGATRDAVRDLLWDTALRLEDGRLPAAERDLRAAQEALREALARNAPADEIRRLVDELREAMRRFAAEIARRAGQQPPPNAAADPNRSIAREQLERMLDRIQALAETGARDAARQMLSQLQQMLESVRQAQRMTPQQREQAEAMTRMLNRLQEMQRRQQALIDRTFRQNQEGQPAPTGPPDPNAGRQSPPFSPPGLNQPGFNLPGLNLPNFGMPRWSTPPSALSPLGQPMPGLARDQDRLRHDLGDMMHDLGERFGTIPNALQQAEQAMRAARDNLHQGAGQPALDAEGEALAHLQQLGQALARQLSRQLGVMPGPAGQRTGGRQPGGLTDPLGREGSTGQTSETGPQIPAESDLQRARRIRDTLFERSAEPDRPVPEQDYLRRLLQQF from the coding sequence GACGCTGCCGCCCTGGCTGGAGGAGGCCTGACACCCTGCCGCTGCGCCCCGACCCGCCCCGCACCCTGCCGCTCGAGAGCCGGATCGCGCTCGCCTGGGCCAGCCTCTGGGTGGAGCGGGTGTGGAACGGGGTGTGGCCGTTGCAGGCGGTGGTGCTGGCGCTGCTCGCGCTTGCGCTCTCCGGCCTGCTGCCGGCGCTGGGGCCCTGGGTGCACAGCCTCCTCCTGGCCGCCGCAGCCGCCTGGCTCGGCTGGACGCTCTGGCGACGACGCGCCGCCTGGCGCTTTCCCGGCCGGGCGGAGGCCATGCGCCGGCTGGAGCGCGACAGCGGCGTCGCACACCGGCCGTTGCAGGCGCTGGACGACCGGCCCCTGGACGACAGCCCCGCGGCGCGGACGCTCTGGCAGGCACACCAGCACCAGGTCGCCCGCTATCTGGCCGCCCTGCGGCCCCGGCCGCCGCAAAGTGCCCTGCCACGCCTCGACCGCTTCGCCTGGCGCGCCGGCGCGCTGCTGGCCCTTGCCATCGCCGTGTTCGCCGCCGGCCGCGACTGGCGCGAGCGCTTCGCCGACAGCCTCGCGCCCCGGTTCGCCGCCGCCGCGCCCGCCGTCCGGCCGGTCGTCGATCTCTGGCTGGAGCCGCCGGCCTATACCGGCCACGCCCCGATCTTCGCGCCCGCGTCCGGCCAGGAATTGCGCTTTCCCGCCGGCAGCCGGCTCGTCGCCCGCGTCAGCCATGCCGACCGGCCGGTCCTGACACTCGACGGCACCGACCGGCCGATGACCGAGGAAGCGCCGGGCCAGCACAGCCTCACCCTGGAGACCGTCGACGCCTCCGAGCTGGCCATTGCCGACCATGGCCGCACCCTCGCCGCCTGGCCACTGGCCGCGGTCCCGGACCGAGCGCCGAGCGCCGACTTCGGCAAGCCTCCGGCGGCGACGCCGCGCCAGGCGCTGCGGCTCGACTACGCGCTTTACGACGATTACGGCGTCGCCTCTGCCTGGGCGGAGCTGCGCCTCGACGCCGCGGAGCCCGGTGCCGAGCCGGGCGCGGTGCTGCGCCTGCCGTTTCCGCTCGGCAAGGCCGGTTCGACGGAGGTGCGCTCCACCGCCTTCAACGACCTGACCCCGCACCCCTGGGCCGGCCGCAAGGTGCGGGTCACGCTCCACGCCCGCGACGGCGCCGGCCAGGAAGGCGCAAGCGAAACCCTGGCGGTGGTCCTGCCGGAACGGGTGTTCTCGCACCCGGTCGCCCGCCGGATCGTCGCCGCCCGCAAGCGGATGGACCAGGGCGCCGCCGCCATCGCCGTCGCCCGCGACCTGGCGGACATCGCCAGCCGGCCAGGTCGGTTCGCGGACGACATCGTGGTTTATCTGGCGCTCGACACCGCCTTCCACCGCCTTCGCCGCAACGACGGCGGCGCGACCCGCGACGCCGTGCGCGACCTGTTGTGGGATACGGCGCTGCGCCTGGAGGACGGCCGCCTGCCCGCCGCCGAACGCGACCTGCGCGCGGCCCAGGAGGCGCTGCGGGAGGCGCTGGCCCGCAACGCCCCCGCCGATGAGATCCGTCGCCTCGTGGACGAGCTGCGCGAGGCCATGCGCCGCTTCGCCGCCGAAATCGCCCGGCGGGCCGGCCAGCAGCCACCGCCCAATGCCGCCGCCGACCCGAACCGTTCCATCGCCCGCGAGCAACTCGAGCGCATGCTCGACCGCATCCAGGCGCTGGCCGAGACCGGTGCGCGCGACGCCGCCCGGCAAATGCTGTCGCAGTTGCAACAGATGCTGGAAAGCGTGCGCCAGGCGCAACGCATGACGCCGCAGCAACGCGAACAGGCCGAGGCCATGACGCGTATGCTGAACCGGTTGCAGGAAATGCAGCGCCGCCAGCAGGCCCTGATCGACCGCACCTTCCGGCAGAACCAGGAAGGCCAGCCCGCCCCGACCGGGCCACCCGACCCCAATGCCGGCCGGCAAAGCCCGCCCTTCTCCCCACCCGGGCTCAATCAGCCCGGCTTCAATCTGCCGGGCCTGAACCTGCCCAATTTCGGTATGCCCCGCTGGAGCACTCCCCCGTCCGCGCTGTCGCCGCTTGGCCAGCCCATGCCGGGCCTCGCCCGCGACCAGGACCGGCTGCGCCACGATCTGGGCGACATGATGCACGATCTGGGCGAGCGCTTCGGCACGATCCCCAATGCCTTGCAGCAGGCCGAGCAGGCGATGCGCGCCGCCCGCGACAATCTCCACCAGGGCGCCGGCCAGCCGGCCCTCGACGCCGAAGGCGAGGCGCTGGCGCATTTGCAGCAATTGGGCCAGGCCTTGGCCCGGCAACTGTCCCGCCAGCTCGGCGTCATGCCCGGTCCTGCCGGCCAGCGGACCGGAGGGCGACAGCCGGGCGGCCTGACCGATCCGCTCGGCCGCGAAGGCAGCACCGGCCAGACGTCCGAGACCGGCCCGCAAATCCCGGCCGAAAGCGACCTGCAACGGGCCAGGCGCATCCGCGACACCCTGTTCGAACGCAGCGCCGAGCCCGACCGGCCGGTGCCGGAACAGGACTATCTGAGACGCCTGCTGCAACAGTTCTGA